In the Devosia sp. SL43 genome, one interval contains:
- a CDS encoding substrate-binding protein, giving the protein MTLLKRGLSRRRVLQTGMAGIIGTGVAPLMFTKGAWAQEFCNNPTGDTVTFGLNLPLTGAYAEEGADEQKAYELAVKHLNGEGDGGLINVLSPSALKGNGILGKKVAFVTSDSQTKADVARAGATRMIERDGAIMVSGGSSSAEAIAVQGLCQEMGVIFMAGLTHSNDTTGKDKKRYGFRHFFNAYQSGIGLAPAIVGAYGADRKAYHLTADYTWGWTQEESMKAATEALGWSTVQAVRTPLGAGDFSQFLTPVLNSGADVLILNHYGNDMVNSLTQAVQFGMRDRQANGKDFQIVVPLFSELMAKGAGANIKGIYGTSNWHWNLQDPGTIAFTKSFGAAYGAPPSQAAHTAYVQALLYADACERAGTFYPPEVIKALEGHEFDGMGNGPTLYRAEDHQCIKNVLVVQGNENPTSEYDVLSIVEEIPRDKVAYDPSIFGGELGPAEPAPMC; this is encoded by the coding sequence ATGACACTTTTGAAGCGTGGCCTTAGCCGCCGTCGGGTGCTGCAGACCGGCATGGCCGGCATTATTGGCACGGGCGTTGCGCCCCTCATGTTCACCAAGGGCGCCTGGGCCCAGGAATTCTGCAACAACCCTACCGGCGACACCGTTACCTTCGGTCTCAACCTGCCGCTGACCGGCGCCTATGCCGAAGAAGGTGCGGACGAGCAGAAGGCGTATGAGCTGGCCGTAAAGCATCTCAACGGCGAAGGCGATGGCGGGCTGATCAACGTGCTGAGCCCGAGTGCCCTCAAAGGCAACGGCATCCTGGGCAAGAAGGTCGCTTTCGTGACCTCGGATAGCCAGACCAAGGCCGACGTGGCCCGCGCCGGCGCAACCCGTATGATCGAACGCGACGGCGCCATCATGGTGTCCGGCGGTTCGTCCTCGGCCGAAGCCATCGCCGTTCAGGGCCTGTGCCAGGAAATGGGCGTCATCTTCATGGCGGGTCTGACCCATTCCAACGACACGACCGGCAAAGACAAGAAGCGTTACGGCTTCCGCCATTTCTTCAACGCCTACCAGTCGGGTATCGGCCTGGCGCCGGCGATCGTCGGTGCCTATGGCGCCGATCGCAAGGCCTACCACCTGACGGCAGACTATACCTGGGGCTGGACCCAGGAAGAGTCGATGAAGGCCGCTACCGAGGCTCTCGGCTGGTCGACTGTCCAAGCCGTCCGTACGCCGCTCGGCGCCGGCGACTTCAGCCAGTTCCTGACGCCGGTGCTGAATTCGGGCGCCGACGTGCTGATCCTCAACCACTACGGCAACGACATGGTCAACTCGCTGACCCAGGCTGTGCAGTTCGGCATGCGCGACCGCCAGGCTAACGGCAAGGACTTCCAGATCGTCGTACCGCTGTTCTCCGAACTGATGGCCAAGGGCGCCGGCGCCAATATCAAGGGTATCTACGGCACCTCCAACTGGCACTGGAACCTGCAGGATCCAGGGACGATCGCCTTCACCAAGTCGTTCGGCGCAGCCTACGGTGCCCCGCCGTCGCAGGCGGCCCACACCGCCTACGTGCAGGCCCTGCTCTATGCCGATGCCTGCGAGCGCGCCGGCACCTTCTATCCGCCAGAAGTGATTAAGGCGCTGGAAGGCCACGAGTTCGACGGCATGGGCAATGGCCCGACGCTCTATCGCGCCGAGGACCACCAGTGCATCAAGAACGTGCTTGTCGTGCAGGGTAACGAGAACCCAACGAGCGAGTACGACGTGCTCAGCATCGTCGAGGAAATCCCGCGCGACAAGGTGGCCTACGATCCATCGATCTTTGGCGGCGAGCTCGGGCCGGCAGAACCTGCACCGATGTGCTGA
- a CDS encoding sensor histidine kinase: MLSADFVIATAVGYVCLLFVLAYFGDRRARANKKSFLHSPWVYTLSISVYCTSWTFYGAVGNAARSGLEFLTIYLGPTLVFVGWWFLLRRLVRISHNQRLTSVADLLSSRFGKSNRLAVLVTCIAVIGIAPYIALQLKAVTSSIQAVAGSSEFGQGSLAGIDDVGLAFGIAAGMALFTILFGTRHVDAKEQHHGVVAAIAFEAVVKLTALVAVGIFVVYVGGGFEAIFSRAAEMGVSTPTANSFDDRWLTTLALSVAAIVCLPRQFQVTVVENSDENHLRTAGWAFPAYMLLMSLFILPIAMFGLTSMPAGSNPDMFALTLPISQGQDALALFAFIGGFSSATSMIILESIALSIMVSNHIIMPLVLRYSAVGPSGDGQGVSRLLLVARRFSIVLILSLGFFYFFFTRDSNALAPIGLISFTAIAQFFPVVLAALFWRDASLKAATAAIAAGFVVWVWCSFLPSFESVSPQVSLLLREGPWGIGWLRPQALFGLEGLDPLTHAAVWSLTINVATLTIVSLFTTQSALERIQATLFVDVFRQGSAPQGNFVRGSATANDLFFVAERVLGERRAAAIFETAARESGVDPDMLEPSSEFIGKLERELAGSIGAASAHVMLSKVVSGSDVSLEEVMQMAEENQQVIEYSQQLEKTSAELRSTAQKLEDANAQLRELDSQKDEFLSQVSHEVRTPMTSIRSFSEILLDPGDIDEGQKQHFVSTIHQESLRLTKLLDEILDLSALERGERTWDNVPIDAEAALDRALRVCDGMLRQRGMRVELGERAPATMVEGDADRLCQVFINLVSNAVKYNDAEAPVLRVTSSVKSGNYVVDIADNGPGIPKAERKLIFEKFARGQHGAVEQSGAGLGLAISRQIVARMSGSLDLVPGPLPGACFRVRLDVMP, encoded by the coding sequence ATGCTCTCGGCCGATTTTGTCATCGCCACAGCCGTCGGTTATGTTTGCCTCCTGTTCGTGCTGGCCTATTTCGGCGATCGCCGCGCCCGCGCCAACAAGAAGTCGTTCCTGCATTCCCCCTGGGTGTATACGCTCTCCATCTCGGTCTACTGCACCAGCTGGACCTTCTATGGCGCCGTCGGCAACGCTGCGCGCAGTGGCCTCGAATTCCTGACCATCTATCTGGGGCCGACGCTGGTTTTCGTCGGCTGGTGGTTCCTGCTGCGCCGCCTGGTTCGCATCAGCCACAACCAGCGCCTCACGTCGGTTGCTGACCTTCTGTCCTCGCGCTTCGGCAAGTCCAACCGGCTGGCGGTACTCGTCACCTGCATCGCGGTGATCGGCATCGCGCCGTATATCGCGCTCCAGCTCAAGGCCGTGACGTCGTCCATCCAGGCCGTCGCGGGCTCGTCCGAGTTCGGGCAGGGCAGCCTTGCCGGTATCGACGATGTCGGCCTGGCCTTTGGCATTGCTGCCGGCATGGCGCTGTTCACCATCCTCTTTGGCACTCGCCACGTCGACGCCAAGGAGCAGCATCACGGCGTCGTCGCCGCCATTGCCTTCGAGGCCGTGGTGAAGCTGACTGCCTTGGTCGCCGTGGGCATCTTCGTCGTCTATGTCGGCGGCGGCTTCGAAGCCATCTTCAGCCGCGCCGCCGAGATGGGCGTCAGTACCCCAACGGCCAATAGCTTCGACGACCGCTGGCTGACTACGTTGGCGCTGTCGGTCGCCGCTATCGTCTGCCTGCCGCGCCAGTTCCAGGTGACGGTGGTGGAGAATTCCGACGAGAACCATCTGCGCACCGCTGGTTGGGCGTTCCCGGCCTACATGCTGTTGATGAGCCTGTTCATCCTGCCCATAGCCATGTTCGGGCTCACCTCAATGCCGGCGGGCTCCAATCCCGACATGTTCGCGTTGACCCTGCCCATTTCGCAGGGCCAGGACGCATTGGCGCTGTTCGCCTTCATCGGTGGCTTCTCCTCAGCGACGTCGATGATCATCCTCGAATCCATCGCGCTCTCGATCATGGTCTCCAACCACATCATCATGCCGCTGGTGTTGCGCTACAGCGCTGTGGGGCCGAGTGGCGACGGGCAGGGGGTCAGCCGCCTGCTGCTGGTGGCACGGCGCTTCTCCATCGTGCTCATCCTGTCACTGGGCTTCTTCTACTTCTTCTTCACCCGCGACTCGAACGCCCTGGCTCCGATCGGGCTGATCTCCTTCACCGCCATCGCGCAGTTCTTCCCCGTTGTTCTCGCCGCCCTGTTCTGGCGCGATGCGTCGCTCAAGGCTGCCACGGCGGCTATCGCGGCCGGCTTCGTCGTCTGGGTCTGGTGCAGCTTCCTGCCCAGTTTCGAATCCGTGTCACCGCAAGTCTCCCTGCTGCTGCGCGAAGGCCCATGGGGCATCGGCTGGCTGCGCCCGCAGGCCCTGTTCGGCCTTGAAGGTCTCGACCCGCTCACCCACGCAGCGGTCTGGAGCCTCACGATCAATGTCGCCACCCTGACGATCGTCTCGCTCTTCACCACCCAATCTGCCCTTGAACGCATCCAGGCCACCCTGTTCGTCGACGTCTTCCGCCAGGGCTCTGCCCCTCAGGGCAATTTCGTCCGAGGTTCAGCGACGGCCAATGACCTGTTCTTCGTTGCCGAACGCGTGCTCGGCGAACGGCGCGCCGCCGCCATCTTCGAGACGGCGGCGCGCGAGAGTGGCGTCGATCCGGATATGCTGGAGCCCTCGTCCGAATTCATCGGCAAGCTGGAACGCGAGCTCGCCGGCTCCATCGGTGCGGCCTCGGCGCATGTTATGCTGTCCAAGGTGGTCTCGGGCAGCGACGTGTCGCTGGAAGAGGTCATGCAGATGGCCGAGGAGAACCAGCAGGTCATCGAATACTCCCAACAGCTCGAAAAGACCTCGGCAGAACTGCGTTCCACTGCCCAGAAGCTGGAGGATGCCAATGCCCAACTGCGCGAGCTCGACAGCCAGAAGGACGAGTTCCTCAGCCAGGTGAGCCACGAAGTGCGCACCCCGATGACCTCCATCCGCTCCTTCTCGGAAATTCTGCTCGATCCGGGCGACATCGACGAGGGCCAGAAGCAGCATTTCGTCTCGACCATCCATCAGGAAAGCCTGCGCCTCACCAAGCTGCTCGACGAAATCCTCGATCTCTCCGCGCTGGAACGCGGCGAGCGAACCTGGGACAATGTCCCCATCGATGCCGAGGCGGCCCTGGACCGTGCCCTGCGCGTCTGCGACGGCATGCTGCGCCAGCGCGGCATGCGGGTCGAACTCGGCGAACGTGCCCCGGCCACTATGGTTGAGGGCGATGCCGACCGGCTCTGCCAGGTCTTCATCAACCTCGTCTCGAACGCCGTGAAATACAACGATGCCGAGGCACCGGTGTTGCGAGTGACCTCTTCGGTCAAGTCAGGCAACTACGTCGTTGATATCGCAGACAATGGCCCCGGCATTCCCAAGGCCGAGCGCAAGCTGATCTTCGAAAAGTTCGCCCGTGGGCAGCATGGCGCGGTGGAGCAAAGCGGGGCGGGCCTGGGACTGGCCATATCCCGCCAGATCGTCGCGCGGATGAGTGGTTCGCTGGACCTCGTGCCAGGCCCGCTGCCCGGCGCCTGCTTCAGGGTGCGGCTAGATGTGATGCCGTAA
- a CDS encoding DUF1993 domain-containing protein, which translates to MTISVYGMTVPVFTRMLTNLLACMDKAEATAAERKFDTLVLSNARLSPDMIPFRGQILIATDHVKGCVSRLAGKAVPSWPDTEETFPELRARIQKALDLLATVTPEELEGGDTRQVTLKIGGNDVTMTGLDYLTQRALPNFFFHVTTAYAILRHNGVPVGKRDYIG; encoded by the coding sequence ATGACCATATCCGTTTACGGCATGACCGTGCCCGTCTTCACGCGCATGCTGACCAACCTGTTGGCCTGCATGGACAAGGCCGAAGCCACCGCCGCCGAGCGCAAGTTTGACACCCTGGTTCTATCCAATGCCCGCCTCTCACCCGACATGATCCCGTTCCGTGGTCAGATCCTGATTGCCACCGATCACGTCAAGGGCTGCGTTTCGCGCCTGGCCGGCAAGGCCGTTCCCTCATGGCCCGATACCGAAGAGACCTTCCCCGAACTCCGCGCCCGCATTCAGAAGGCGCTCGATCTGCTGGCCACAGTCACGCCGGAAGAGCTCGAAGGCGGCGATACCAGGCAAGTGACGCTCAAGATCGGCGGCAACGATGTCACGATGACCGGACTGGACTACCTGACCCAGCGCGCCCTGCCGAATTTCTTCTTTCACGTCACCACCGCCTACGCGATCCTGCGCCACAACGGCGTACCGGTCGGCAAGCGTGATTATATCGGTTGA
- a CDS encoding branched-chain amino acid ABC transporter permease codes for MFEVIFLQFLNGLDKGSAYALIALGLTLVFGTLGVVNFAHGALFMLGSFCAVLFRQILTLETVTIDPTQLSPWGQPLEVRAPLVQAWFGDFGAVLVNYSVPFSIILTIPVMLVIGIALERGIIKHFYKRPHAEQILVTFGLAIVAQEIIKSVFGPNPIPQPMPEDLRGAADIGAWLGMQANIITYPIWRLVYFLFAAVIIGGVFAFLQFTTFGMVVRAGMADRETVGLLGINIDRRFTIMFGLAAVVAGLAGVMYTPLLPPNYHVGMDFLVLSFVVVVVGGMGSLPGAVAAGFLLGILQSFASMTQVKAIVPGIDQIIIYLVAVIILLVRPRGLLGRRGVMEA; via the coding sequence ATGTTCGAAGTCATCTTTCTGCAGTTTCTCAACGGCCTCGACAAGGGAAGCGCTTATGCGCTGATCGCGCTTGGGCTGACATTGGTGTTCGGCACGCTGGGCGTGGTCAATTTCGCGCATGGCGCGCTGTTCATGCTCGGATCATTCTGCGCCGTGCTGTTCCGGCAGATCCTGACGCTGGAGACCGTGACCATCGATCCCACCCAGCTTTCACCCTGGGGGCAGCCACTGGAAGTGCGGGCGCCGCTGGTGCAGGCCTGGTTTGGCGATTTCGGTGCGGTGCTGGTCAACTACTCGGTGCCGTTCTCGATCATCCTCACCATTCCGGTCATGCTGGTGATCGGCATCGCGCTCGAGCGCGGCATCATCAAGCACTTCTACAAACGCCCGCATGCCGAACAGATTCTTGTGACTTTTGGTCTTGCCATCGTGGCGCAGGAAATCATTAAGTCGGTCTTCGGACCCAATCCGATCCCGCAGCCGATGCCGGAAGACCTGCGCGGCGCGGCCGATATCGGTGCCTGGCTGGGCATGCAGGCCAACATCATCACCTACCCCATCTGGCGGCTGGTCTACTTCCTCTTTGCGGCCGTCATCATCGGTGGCGTCTTCGCTTTCCTGCAGTTTACGACCTTCGGCATGGTGGTTCGCGCCGGCATGGCCGATCGTGAGACGGTCGGACTGCTCGGCATCAATATCGACCGACGCTTCACCATCATGTTCGGGCTGGCCGCCGTGGTCGCCGGCCTCGCGGGCGTAATGTACACGCCACTCCTGCCGCCGAACTACCATGTCGGCATGGACTTCCTGGTGCTGAGCTTCGTGGTGGTGGTCGTTGGTGGCATGGGCTCGCTGCCCGGCGCCGTGGCCGCAGGCTTCCTGCTCGGCATCCTGCAGTCCTTTGCCTCAATGACGCAGGTCAAGGCGATCGTCCCCGGCATCGACCAGATCATCATCTATCTCGTCGCCGTCATCATTCTACTGGTTCGCCCGCGTGGTCTGCTTGGCCGCCGCGGCGTGATGGAGGCC
- a CDS encoding XRE family transcriptional regulator, which translates to MRAPIGFRISNRRKSLKISQAALARSLGISASYLNLIENNKRDIGGSLLNRVAAQLAIDIDELAGRSEQKLLQDLEEAFADPMVESLPFRPDERRELVAQYPASAAALARMHRAYAGAISNADAYADRLRSDPLLSQLLHQILSGVTAIRSSAEILEYTTDLDDAERQRFLAAIGRETRTLSDVARNLIGQFDTSSQIRRSVSPAREIDDLIIERENHFASLEDVADRLRQDIQHTGPFGVATLTDVLERDFDVTVRIGGPPDEADFPGQYRFDPLTRQIWFQGATTLATRQFQLARLYGELAAADAIASTLESAVLSTPTARRLASRAVGSYLAGAIVFPYSRFLADAEGAAYDIDHLRQTYHASFEQVAHRLVTLRRPGEEGIPFGFLRSDPAGRLTKHFPLPGLLLPNSGHACPLWAIYGAFRTPDVPLRQVVRFSDGSRYLFLARTVQRRTSSFREPAAAVSVMLACDVLHADRTIYGSGLDLSDQSADIPVGPSCRLCTRRDCASRQEETLSPGGGQSRTRGPLLPSAIPLGDPA; encoded by the coding sequence ATGCGCGCGCCAATCGGCTTTCGCATCAGCAACAGGCGGAAATCGCTGAAGATTTCCCAGGCGGCTCTCGCCAGGAGCCTGGGCATTTCGGCCAGTTATCTCAACCTTATCGAGAACAACAAACGCGATATCGGCGGCTCCCTCCTCAACCGGGTGGCTGCCCAACTGGCCATCGACATCGATGAACTGGCAGGTCGCAGCGAGCAAAAGCTGCTGCAGGACCTCGAAGAGGCCTTTGCCGACCCCATGGTCGAGTCGTTGCCGTTCCGCCCCGACGAGCGGCGCGAACTGGTCGCACAATACCCAGCCAGCGCTGCCGCCCTGGCCCGCATGCATCGCGCCTATGCCGGCGCTATTTCCAACGCCGATGCTTACGCCGATCGCCTGCGCTCGGACCCGTTGCTGAGCCAGTTGCTGCATCAAATTCTCTCGGGCGTAACCGCGATCCGTTCCAGCGCCGAAATCCTGGAGTACACCACCGATCTCGACGACGCCGAGCGCCAGCGCTTTCTCGCTGCCATCGGCCGCGAGACCCGTACGCTGTCCGATGTAGCGCGCAATCTCATCGGTCAGTTCGATACGTCCAGTCAGATCAGGCGCAGTGTCTCGCCCGCGCGCGAGATCGACGATCTCATTATCGAGCGCGAGAACCACTTCGCTTCCCTCGAAGACGTCGCCGACCGTTTGCGGCAAGACATCCAGCATACTGGGCCATTTGGGGTGGCAACACTGACCGACGTGCTGGAGCGGGACTTCGATGTAACCGTGCGTATCGGCGGCCCGCCCGATGAGGCGGACTTCCCCGGCCAGTACCGTTTCGACCCGCTTACACGCCAGATCTGGTTCCAGGGTGCCACGACCCTGGCGACGCGCCAGTTCCAGCTGGCCCGCCTCTATGGCGAGCTGGCAGCGGCTGATGCCATCGCCAGCACGCTCGAAAGCGCCGTCCTGTCGACCCCCACCGCCCGCCGGCTGGCGTCTCGCGCTGTCGGATCCTACCTCGCCGGAGCAATAGTGTTCCCCTATTCCCGCTTCCTGGCCGATGCCGAAGGCGCCGCCTATGACATCGATCATCTGCGCCAAACCTACCACGCCAGCTTCGAACAGGTGGCCCATCGCCTCGTCACCCTGCGCCGGCCGGGGGAGGAGGGCATACCCTTCGGCTTCCTGCGCTCCGACCCTGCCGGACGCCTGACCAAGCATTTCCCGCTGCCGGGCCTGCTGCTGCCCAATAGCGGCCACGCCTGCCCGCTCTGGGCCATCTACGGCGCCTTCCGCACCCCAGACGTCCCGTTGCGCCAGGTCGTCCGCTTCTCCGACGGCTCGCGCTACCTGTTTCTCGCCCGCACGGTGCAGCGCCGCACGTCCTCCTTCCGCGAACCGGCAGCGGCGGTATCGGTGATGCTGGCCTGCGATGTGCTCCACGCCGATCGCACCATCTATGGCTCCGGCCTCGACCTCTCCGATCAATCCGCCGACATTCCCGTCGGTCCGAGCTGTCGCCTCTGCACCCGCCGCGACTGCGCCAGTCGTCAGGAGGAGACCCTGTCGCCCGGAGGCGGCCAGTCCCGCACACGCGGTCCGCTGCTGCCATCAGCAATACCGCTTGGCGATCCCGCATGA
- a CDS encoding GGDEF domain-containing protein, protein MSEQEFKRALGYANSAFDLLKRSGIPPYPQFYELLYTYATGVNPTLNNRINAIFRNGDAPSMNLAETLYNEFLKSDVNDRMNNVSERMHARIEAVHEAIDTAMTTANAYSGSLQSASGDLDREISPAAMKSLADRLLAETRRMQETNRSLEQKLEASRDDIASLQRDLDDVRRESMLDPLTKIANRKSFDEGMEKAISEASATNEPLCLMLIDIDHFKNFNDTYGHQTGDQVLRLVAMTLKSNIKGKDLAARYGGEEFVAILPQTDMEGAVIVAENIRKAIQAKELLKRSTNEKLGRITASFGVAAFRTSDTAASLIERADRCLYAAKHAGRNRVINEVDLANILAQAAAVAAGATAA, encoded by the coding sequence TTGTCGGAACAGGAATTCAAACGAGCGCTTGGTTACGCCAACTCGGCATTTGACCTGCTGAAGCGCAGTGGGATTCCGCCCTATCCGCAATTTTATGAGCTGCTCTATACCTACGCGACCGGTGTCAACCCGACGCTGAACAATCGTATCAACGCCATTTTCCGCAACGGCGACGCGCCGTCCATGAACTTGGCGGAAACGCTCTATAACGAGTTCCTGAAGTCCGACGTCAATGACCGGATGAACAACGTGTCGGAGCGCATGCATGCCCGTATCGAGGCGGTGCATGAGGCCATCGACACCGCGATGACGACGGCCAACGCCTATTCCGGGTCGCTGCAGTCGGCCAGCGGCGATCTGGACCGCGAGATCTCGCCGGCGGCGATGAAATCCCTGGCCGACAGGCTGCTGGCCGAAACCCGGCGCATGCAGGAAACCAACCGCTCGCTTGAACAGAAGCTGGAAGCGTCGCGCGACGACATCGCCTCGCTGCAGCGCGACCTGGACGACGTCCGGCGCGAATCCATGCTCGACCCGCTGACCAAGATCGCCAATCGAAAGAGCTTCGACGAAGGCATGGAGAAGGCGATCTCCGAGGCCAGTGCCACCAACGAGCCACTTTGCCTGATGCTGATCGATATCGATCATTTCAAGAATTTCAACGACACCTATGGCCACCAGACCGGCGACCAGGTGCTGCGTCTGGTGGCGATGACGCTCAAGTCCAATATCAAGGGCAAGGACCTGGCGGCGCGCTATGGCGGCGAGGAATTCGTAGCCATCCTGCCGCAGACCGATATGGAAGGCGCTGTGATCGTGGCGGAGAATATCCGCAAGGCGATCCAGGCAAAGGAACTGCTCAAGCGTTCGACCAACGAAAAGCTGGGCCGGATCACCGCTTCGTTCGGAGTCGCCGCATTCCGTACTTCCGATACTGCCGCCTCGCTGATCGAACGCGCCGACCGCTGCCTCTATGCTGCCAAGCATGCCGGCCGCAACCGGGTGATCAACGAGGTCGACCTGGCCAATATTCTGGCCCAGGCTGCGGCGGTTGCTGCCGGGGCGACCGCGGCTTAG
- a CDS encoding ion channel: MATKQDKPMRTDNRPSGFRRLRSTLRLLYHSQSPGAQRFQFSVLVVDLAIIAFFIATPLLRENEAFLWIDYSIAALLAADLVARALASTDIMRWLKQMPVIVDIFILATLLAPTWLVSLGFLRILRLWTLTRTSGFWRPLKKRGLGAYQEAVQAVINLLVFLFVVTGFVYTAFANRGEEPSIDGYIDALYFTVATVTTTGFGDITLPGTWGKLASIVIMIIGISLFVRLAQSIFRPNKVHFPCPQCGLQKHDPDAVHCKACGHVLNIPDHGNH, encoded by the coding sequence ATGGCCACCAAGCAAGACAAGCCGATGAGGACAGACAATAGGCCAAGCGGCTTCCGGAGGCTGCGCTCCACCCTTCGCTTGCTCTACCATAGCCAATCGCCCGGCGCGCAACGCTTCCAGTTCTCGGTGCTGGTCGTCGACCTGGCCATCATCGCGTTCTTCATCGCGACACCGCTGCTGCGCGAGAACGAGGCGTTCCTGTGGATCGACTACTCGATCGCAGCGCTGCTGGCAGCAGACCTGGTGGCGCGTGCGCTGGCCTCGACGGACATCATGCGCTGGCTCAAGCAGATGCCCGTTATCGTCGACATCTTCATTCTGGCGACGCTGTTGGCGCCGACCTGGCTGGTCAGCCTTGGCTTCCTGCGCATCCTAAGGCTGTGGACCCTGACGCGGACCAGCGGCTTCTGGCGCCCGCTCAAAAAACGCGGGCTGGGCGCCTACCAGGAAGCTGTCCAAGCGGTCATCAACCTGCTGGTGTTTCTCTTCGTGGTGACGGGCTTCGTCTATACGGCCTTCGCCAACCGCGGCGAGGAGCCGAGTATCGATGGCTATATAGACGCGCTCTACTTCACGGTCGCCACAGTGACCACGACGGGTTTCGGCGATATCACCCTGCCCGGCACCTGGGGGAAGCTCGCGTCGATCGTCATCATGATCATCGGCATTTCGCTGTTCGTGCGGCTAGCACAATCGATCTTTCGGCCAAACAAAGTGCATTTCCCCTGTCCGCAATGCGGGTTGCAGAAGCATGACCCGGACGCCGTGCACTGCAAGGCCTGTGGGCATGTTTTGAACATTCCCGATCACGGAAACCACTAG
- a CDS encoding response regulator transcription factor has product MTIDILIAEDEPSILESLDFILRRAGWNVSSVTDGDAVLGAVQRLHPRMVVLDIMLPKRSGFDVLKQIRANADLRSMPVLILTAKGQQQDRRTAEELGADGFVTKPYANADVVGAVRQLLGENGGPA; this is encoded by the coding sequence TTGACAATCGACATTCTCATTGCCGAGGATGAACCGAGTATTCTCGAATCGCTCGATTTCATCTTGCGGCGCGCTGGCTGGAACGTCAGTTCGGTGACCGATGGCGACGCTGTGCTTGGCGCCGTGCAGCGCCTGCATCCGCGCATGGTGGTGCTCGATATCATGCTGCCCAAGCGCAGTGGTTTCGACGTGCTCAAGCAGATCCGTGCCAATGCAGATCTGCGGTCCATGCCGGTGCTGATCCTGACCGCAAAGGGCCAGCAGCAGGACCGACGTACCGCCGAGGAACTGGGCGCAGACGGCTTCGTCACCAAGCCCTATGCCAATGCGGATGTGGTCGGGGCGGTGCGTCAACTGCTGGGCGAAAATGGCGGACCGGCGTAA